The genomic window TGTTCCCGATCGCATGAATCCCCACCTGAATGCCGGAAGCTTTCGCAGCATGAAGCACGCGCATCAGGTCCGCCTCTTTCCACATCAACAAACCGGTATTACCAGGATCATCGACATATGGTTCGAGCATTGCCGCGCCCCGCGATCCCATCGCGCCGTCTACAACAAGCTTCATGCTACGAATATCCAGGTACGGATCAAACTGCTGCGGCTTCTTCTTCAAATATTCTTCCCCGAAAGTGCTGGGCATTGCGACCATCGAATAAATGCGAACGCGCAACTCCTTCTTCTGCGCCATCACTTTCCATGCATCAATATCATTCTTCGAGGAACCCGCATCGTGAATCATGGTGATTCCCTTGCTCAATGCATCCTGCGCAGCAAGTTTGGTTCGTTCGATCAATTCTTCCTGCGATAAGGCTTTCATTTTGGAGGCAACCAGATCCATTGCTGTATCTACAAGGATTCCCGTTGGATTTCCTTTTGCATCCCGATGGATCTTTCCTCCTTCCGGATCCTTTGTCGCGGCTGTTACTCCACCCAGCTTCAACGCTTGTGTATTGACCCAGCCCGCGTGTCCATCAATGCGTTCCAAGAAAACAGGATGATCCGGCGCAACTCGATCCAGATCGGATGCGCCTGGAAACTTTTTGTCCGGCCAATCATTTTGGTCCCAGCCTCTGCCCTGCACCCATTGCCCCGGCGCCGTCTTCGCAACCTGCTCTTTCACCTTTTCCAAAACGGCATCCAGATTGGCAGTGCCCACAAGATCGATTGACACGCGCGCATTTCCCAATCCCGTGACATGAGCATGACTGTCAATCAGACCCGGGAAAACGAAAGCTCCTTTCAAACCGATGACTCTCGTATTTCGTCCAAACCATTTACTGATCTCTGATTCGTCTCCAAGCCAGACGATTCTGTCTCCGCGCACCGCTATCGCTTCCGCTTTTGGTAACGCAGGGTCCATTGTGATAACCGTGCCATTGGTCAATATGAGATCTGCTGGCGCCTCTTCAGAATTGACCCAGACGCTTGCTCCAAGCAAACACAAACAAAAAATGAATGCGGTGATTCGATTCATTTTGAATCCTCCCTTTTTCGTTCATACAAAATTAGATCGGAGTCTTTAATACGGTATTTTGTAACGAAATGAAAATTTTGGAAATCCTCCGGAAACCATTGTTCAAATTTCTCACCTCCCAGCGGGTATTTCCATTGCAACACGTGTGTGATGCCGAATCTCTGGAAAGGGTTGCTCGAGTTCACAAAACCTTGCCACACTGGAATCGCGTGAAGATTGTTTCCCAGACACAATTCAGGCGCCCACTGACCGGTGACAATTCCTTTTGGTGCTCGATTCTCAAGATCCCTGGAAATCTGCACCGCCGAGTACTCAGGTTTGAGCATCCAGTTCAGATAATTTCTAAGATCGGACAAAAGGAAAACTGCAACAAAAGCCCAGGCTACGTATTTCAAGCGTTTACCACCGGCATTCAAGCTCCAGATCATCAAACCGCTCAGTAAAATCAGCAAAACCGCATCCATGGAATGTATTCCGAGCTGCCGCGGGACAACATTCCAATTTGCGATGCGATCCACAAGGACAAAACTCAATTGCAGAACCGGCAGAAGAATCCCCACAAAGATCAGCAAGCGGATTCTGGTTGACCGGATTGCGTCACTTACATCTTTTAACCGGATGAGTGCAAATCCCGCCATCGCAACGAGCGGAGGAATCAACGAAGTATAATAACGGAACGGCCGGTATTTCCACAAAGCAAAGAAAAGGATTCCGCTCAGCAACCAGAGAAAAAAAACTTTTTCCAGTTTCTCCGAATTTTTAAACCGAACCAACAAGAACCAGAGCGCTAAATTTCCGAGACACAGAATCGCGGGAGTTTTCACAAAATACAGATAAAACGGTTGCTCAAGAACGTTCTTCGCCACTGCTGCAATCTGCCAGCTCTGTTGCGAAGCATAGTAAGCGCTGTATGCGCTCAACAGATCCCGGTGAGGAAGATAATTCAAAAACAACCAGATCAAAAAGCTGACCCCGAGTCCCGCGAGAAACGGAATATGCTGCCGGGAATTCCAAAGCACAAAGACAAAAGGAACAAGCGCATAAATCATCAGATATTTGGTGACGCACGAAATCATCAGGAAAATACCGGCAACAAAACTGGAAACAGGCGAACCGCTCAGAGCCAGCGCGAGAGCAAGCAAGCAAAAGGCTGCGGCAAAAGGATCCAGAATTCCCTGTCTCCCCAGCACCATCATCGGATAGTTCAAAGAAACCAAAATAGAAAAGAAAAAAGAGGTCTGCTGATCCAGTTGAGAACGGAAGAGCATAAAAGAAGCGGCCGCGATCAGAAGAGAAGAAATCACTCCGATCAAGCGGACCTGAATGAATCCTACGCCAAAGAGGTTGAACAAAAACTGCTGAACGCGCGCAAACACCGGGCTGACGATGCGCGCATCCCATTCATCTAAAACCGGATTGCCGAACAGCGCGGCATTTCTTGCATTGTGACTCCAGAAACCTTCATCAGCGAAGTAGCCGCCGCTCCAGCTGAAATCGGATGGCGGATCTGCTTCCAGTTGAACCATCCGGAATCCAAAGGTGATCAACAGCAGGAGCAGAAAATGTATCGAAACGTCCTTCTTCACTAATATCCGATGGCGAATACGAACATTTGCCGGATCAATGCAAATAGAACAAGAAAGAGGAACGTACGGAACGCCGACCGCATGATTGTAAAATTCAATGCGTACCGGAATCCGTAATAAATAAGGAAAAGAAATGTCGCAAATCCCAGAGTCGCGCAAATGCGATCCAGAAAAGGAACTCCCGCAAACAAGCCGGCCAGCGAGAGCGGTGTCATTGAGTAGGTGCTGATCGTCAAAAGTTGTTCGAAGTCAACAGGCTGCCTGGTTCTTGCAAGAACGATTTCCAGAACGAGCGAACTTAAAACTGGAAAAATGCCAAAAAGAATCCACTGCATACCCGCAAAAACAAGACCGCTTCCCACATCCAGTGTTGTTTGAACGAAGGGCCACACGTTCCAGATCGTTCCACGAACGGTGTAAGAAAAGAGGTAGCCCGCGAAAGGGAAAAAACCAAGAGCGAAGGAGTACCGCAGCAGCTCAGGAAGCCCGGTTTGCAATGATCCGTACCAGAAATCTTCCTGCTCCTGCAATACCCGCATGCTGGTCCGCGCAAACGAATCGATTCCCCGTTTCATTTAATCCCCAGTCTTCGCAGCATCGTCTGCAGGCTCTGCCTTCGAATTCCCAGCTCCGCAGCCGTATGACTGATATTTCCGTCATTGTCATTTAACCTTCTGGTTAAATATTCTTTCATAAAGCTGCTCACAATTTTTTCCTTAGCCTGCTTAAAAGGCAGATGCATGAGGTCATCCAGAAAACTGTCCGTGAATCCGGAAGGAAGCTCCAGCTCATTCGGAAGATCTTCCTTTCGCAGCACAGGCCCGGCTGCGAGCACGACCGCCCTTTCCAGAATGTTGACCAGCTGACGGACATTTCCCGGCCAGTGATAGCGGAGCATCAACCGGACCGCTTCCGGCTCCATCCCTTCCACTTTCTTGTTGTGTTTTTCAGAGAACACACCAAGATAATGCTCCACCAGAAGCGGGATATCTTCATTGCGCTCGCGCAAGGGAGGAATTTCTATGTCGATCACTTGCAAACGATAGTACAGGTCGCTTCGAAAATTTCCATTCTGGATCTCAGCCATGAGATCTTTGTGGGTAGCTGATAAGATTCGCACATCCGCTTCACGAGTTTCATCGCCACCCAATCGCTCAAACTTCCTTTCCTGCAGAATTCGCAAAATCTTGGATTGAGTGTTGAGACTCATATCGCCGATTTCATCAAGAAAAATCGTTCCCTCATGAGCCAGCTCAAATTTTCCCTTTCGTTGACGCACCGCGCCGGTGAATGCGCCTCTCTCATGACCGAACAATTCGCTCTCAATCAAATTCTCCGGCAATGCCGCGCAGTTCATCGTAATGAACGGTTTATTGTGCCGGGAGCTCCTGCGATGTATTTCCCGAGCCACAAGCTCCTTTCCGGTCCCGCTCTCTCCATGAATCAGAACAGTGATGTCGCTCAAACTCACTTTTTCCATCATGTCGAAGACTTTTCGCATTGCAACAGTTTGCCCGAGAATCGGACCAAAACCGGACCGCCGTTCGAGCTCTTTTCGTAATTCCAGATTCTCCTGTTTTAAATGCAGAGACTCCATCGCGCGCGACACAACCAGGCGTAGCTCATCGATATCGTACGGCTTGGAAACGTAATCGTACGCTCCTCTCTTCATCGCTTCTACTGCGATCTTTTCAGAACCGTATGCGGTAATCACGATCACAAGCGGAACAGAATTCTCGCGATGCACCTGCGAAAGCACAGAGAGTCCATCCATCTCGGGCAGGTTGACATCCAGGATGACAAGATCCGGCAGAAGCTGTTGGATCTTATCCAGCGCCTCTTTTCCATCTCCCGCTTCCTGAACGGAAAACCGAAACTGCGCCAGCGCTTTCCTGATCCCGTAACGGGACGCCGGTTCGTCATCCACAATCAACAACAATGGCTTTTCCATAATTTTTGAACAGAAGATCGCAAAGCACGCAAAGGTTTATGGTATTTTCTCTTCGCGGTCTTTGCGTTCTTCTGTTAAAAAACTAAGAGTAAATTGAGATCCGTGCGGTTTCAAATTCGTTACATCGATATCCGCGCCGAATTCGGCAAGCTTCTGTTTTACCACCGCCAATCCAAGACCGGTCCCTTTCTGTTTCGTCGTAAAAAAAGGATCAAAAATGCGACTGATCAGATCGGGACGAATTCCTGGACCGCTATCTGAAATGATCACCTCTACCAGATTTCCACGCACTTGATAGCCAACGTCTATTTCACCACCGGATGGCATCGCCTGCAAAGCGTTGAGAAGCAGATTCAGAAAGATGTCCTGTAAACCGAAAGAGCTCCCAAAAACGGCCGGAATGTTTCCGTTATAACGGTGCTGGATCGTGACATTTTGCGCTTTGCATTCGTTTTGAAGAATCCGTATTACGTGTTCCATCGTTGCCACCAGCGGAATGTCTCCAACATCCTGAGAGGAAGACCGCGCAAAACTCAAAAGCTGGTTTACAGAATGGTTCAAACGATCCACTTCATGCACCACGACACCCAGGTCCTGTTTGATTTCAGAATCCACAATCTGCTCTTCCAGGGATTGTGTGATGCTCTTGATGGAACTCAACGGATTCTTGATCTCGTGGGCAAGAGTCGCCGCCATTTGACCGATGGAAGCCAAACGTTCCTTTCTTGCCATGGCTCGCTCTAACTCCAATTTTTCTTCCATCAATAGAGCCGAAGAAACAGACATCGCCGTTTGTGCTGCGAGCGATTGAAGCATTTCGAGTTCCTGAGTAAGAATCGGGCGCCTGGGAGGTTTCGCTTTAAACGAGAAAATTCCCATCAAGGTCCCTTTATGGCGCACGGGAATGATGAAAATAGCGTTGAGATTTTTTATTTCAGTCTGCACGTCTGTTTCCTTTACATCTTCCAGGCGAAGGAGCCTGGACCGGTCCTGTTCGATTTTCTTTACAATCGAATCGATCACCGGTAACTCGGGAAAAGTCGTGGCCCGGAACTTTATTTTTCCTTCTCGAATATCAAAAATGCTCAAGTTCACAAAGTCCAGAAACAAAACTTTCGAAACCGTTTTCTGGATATAGTCCACCAAAGGTTGCACACCAAAAATAGAATTGATGCTTTGTTCCAGCTCATTGAACAGTTGATGATAGTAGCCGAACTCACGAAAGAAGACTTGATTCACTCTTTTTTGCAGCCATTTCTTGTAAATCGGAAACGTCACAACGATGGCTAAAATTGAAATCGCTTCAAAGAGTCCCGGCACGATGTCGAAGTAAGAACCGAGAAAGACGGAGAGCCGCCGGACGCCCAGAAAATACATTCCAAAAATCACAACCGAAAGAGTGATTACAAAGAAAGATCTGCGGATCACAAGCTCCAGGAAGTTGTATCGATAGATGAAATACGCTAGGACAGTGCTGGGCACAATCGAGGCGGCGATGCTGAGCATCTCCAAATACCCGCGGAGTTGTGGAAAGTCGCGTCCTCGCAGGATGTATGTAAAAGTTGTGAGGACGGCGATGAACAGGAGTGTTGTTCCTAAAACTCTGTAGAAGTGTATGAATGGTTCATCTTCCTGTATGCGAGCCAGCCGGATATCAATCGCGGCGGAAAGAAGTAAAGAGATCACAAACCAGGAAACGTACAGGAGCATGTAAGGAGTGAGCGCCTGCACCGATATGACAGTCGATGAAATGAACATCAAGTATAAAGGATTGACGAACCACAATAACGGCAGATAGAAAAGCGCGAGCAGTAGATTTTGCATTCTTCGGGTCAAAAACGGGGAGCCGGAATCGTTTAAGAAAGCAATATGCGTATGAACGAGCAGAGGCGGAAGTGTAGCCAATCCCAGAAATGCGATGGCTCTGGCAAGATGGGAAAACAAAAGCCACTCGCCATGGGCCAGTCCTTGCAGAACCCAGGCAATCAGGTTTCCTGAGTGCCAGACACCCAGTGAGATTACCAGAATCAAGAAGATTCGTTCGCTGGGCCGCTTTTCCTTGCGCACCATGACCAGAGTCGCAATCAGGGCGTGCAAAGCTGAGCCAACAAGATAGCCAAACAGGGGTACAAGCTGAAAAAGCATCTCAGGAAATTATACGACGGCGAGCGCAGACGTCGACCTTCGGGAAAGACAATCGAAGCTTTCCTGATGAGAGCGCTGGCATCTCTGCCCGCCAAGGCTCGTCGAGATTCCGGATTTTTGCGGCCTGGAAGTCCGCGCTCCATCTGAGTTCAAGAATTCTGCTTTTCTTCGAAGATAAGCCGAAAAGTGGAATATAAGTGATGGTAATCTTTTTGGCCCTGCCGGACGGTCATTTCAAAATCGTCCAGGTCTGACTTATTCAGAATCAGGTTTACTCCGCTGAAAAATGCCGAATTGCCATCGAGCGTTTTTTGCGTTGATGAAATCAAAACAAGGAAGGTTTGACGCCGATCGACCGCCTTCTTTGCATTGATCTTCCCAATCAATTTCTTGCCTGCTTCGGGATCATCCGGAAAGACCGGATCCACAACAATGATTCCATACGAGCTATGGACAGTCTTTAAACTCTCCATGGCCGATGAACAGGATTCCGGTTGATATCCCATGCCCTTTAACGTCGTTGCCAGAGCATCAGCCACCGTAGCATCAGCGGAACAAATTAAAGCTCTGTTTGAACTCATCGATTCTTCGACACTATCGCTTGGGCCGATCTTTGCGCCATGAAACAAAGCTTGAATCGCATCAAGAATCTCTTTTTTTGCAACGCCAAGCTGATCCTTGACAAATGCTTGCACAGCCGGTGAAACATCCGTTGTTTCCGAAGATGTCCTCGCTGACTTCGCCTTTTCTGTTACCTCCGATCCGGGTGGCTGAGGCGCGGCCGCAGGCGCAGGTGGAGGTTCAGGTTCATCATCTTTGTACTGGGCTGTTATCGATCTTCCGCAGCCGGTGCAGCGAACTTTGAAAATTCCAACAGGAAGAGTGCCATCATCCAGCGTGATTTTGTTTTTGCAACCGGGACAAACTAGAACCATCGGCTTCTCTCACTAATCGTGGATCGTGATCGTAATCTTAATCGCAATCTTAATCTTAGTCATGATTCATGATAATGATTTAAGATCACGATTACGATTAAGATCCACGATTTATTCTCACTCCATCCAATCAGGCAACTTGGTCTCTTTTGGTTTCGGTCTGACTTCAGATTTCCTTTCCACCCTCGGGGGCACCGGCTCCATTTTGCCAGTGGGGGCTGAGGGCTGAGATCCACGATCCAGCACTGTTGAAAGATCCACTCCTTCACCGGTTGAAAGTCCTTCCAGCTGCAGTTTCAAGTTTCCCGGATTGGTTGCATAAGTAAGCGCAGTCTGTTCGGTCAAGATTCCCTTTTTGACCGCCTTTTCCAGCTCGCGATCAAAGGTTTGCATTCCTTCAAGGGAACCATCAATCATCGCATCCAGCAGTGAACGTCCTTCCAGTTCCCCTTTAATGACATAGTCACGGGTTCTTTGAGTCGATTTCAAGATTTCAAAAATTGCAACGCGGCCCCCTTTTTCTTTGGGAATGAGCCGCTGCGAAATTACCCACTTGAAACTTTGAGCAAACCGGATTCGAATCTGTTGCTCATCGGACTTCGGGAAGATTCCGATAATGCGGTCGATTGTTTTGGAAGCATCAATCGTGTGAAGTGTGCTGAGAACAAGATGTCCCGTTTCCGCGGCTTCCAGGGCTATCTCCGTAGTTTCCTGATCGCGCATTTCACCCACCAGAATCACCTTGGGCGCCTGCCGCAAAGCCGCACGCAAGGCCATCGCGAACGTCGTGGTATCCGATCCAAGCTCCCGCTGATTGATTGTGCTCAAGCGATGCTGGTGCATGTATTCGATGGGATCTTCGATCGTTACAATATGGTATGCATGTTTCAGGTTGATTTCGTTGATGAGTGTCGCCAGCGTGGTCGATTTTCCACTGCCGGTCGGACCGGTCACTAGAACAATCCCCGTTTTCTCTGCAGCCACCTCATAAAGGGCCGTCGGCAGATTCAAACTCTCAATGGAAGGGACGGTTGAAGGAATGACCCTCATCACCACGCCGAGTGTGCCCCTTTGATGGAAAATATTGACCCGAAATCTGGTCACTCCCGGCAATGCATAGGAAAGATCCGTCGAACCGCTCATGACGAGCTTTCGGATGATTTCCCGGTCGTTTCCCATCAAAGTAAGCGCGATGATCTCAGTTTGATACGGGCTGAGCTTCTCCACACCTTTGATGGGAACGGAAATCAATGAGCCGTCCACTTCAATCTGAGGAGAGCGGCCGACCGAAAAATTCAAGTCAGAGACGTTTTCACGGTAACCGAGCATGAATTCGAGAATGCGGTTTAGATCGAAGCCAATCATGGATTAGAAATATCTTACCACGGTAGGGGCGACCCTTGTGGTCGCCCTAACGGGCAGGCACAAGGCCTGCCCTAGAAACGGGAGAGATTCTTATACAGTCCTGCTACAGAATGTCGAATCATCTCAAAGACTACCAGCGTATCCGGAACGGTGAAGTTGCGGGGATCGGGAATTTGCATCAACCGTTTTCCGCTCGGGTGATAATTTCCCAACAGCCCAGTTTTAAGGATCAATTCCTGATTGAGATCCAGAACACGGGACGCCTGCCATGTTTCCATGCACAGGATTTGATCCGCGGCTTTCGCCATTTCGGCTGTAATCTGACGCGCCTTGTGTCCGTTTAAATCAAAGCCGTTTTGATTAGCGACTTCGATAGCACATTCATAGGCAGAGAAACCACGCAGCGCTATCACACCGGCGGACTCTACTTCCACATCCGGAAGGGGATGCTGCAACAGAAGGTGCTTTAAATACCCTTCCGCCAGTGGCGACCGGCAAACATTTGCCGTACAAATGAAAAGAACCTTCATCGAAAATTTTCCAACAGTTTTTGCACAGCAGATATTTTCAGCACATCGTAATAGAGCACGACGACCATCACGCAAATCAAGAAAAAGAAACCGACCATCGTGACCCGCTCCTTTATCTTTACGCTGATTTCTCTGCGGAAGATTCCTTCCACCAGCAAGAAGAAAATATGTCCGCCGTCCAAAGCAGGAATGGGCAGCAAATTAATGATTCCAATGTCAAAGCTGATTTGCCCGATGAACATAAGGAGCACCACAAAACCGGTCTGCCGCGTTGCATCGCTCAAGCGGGCAATCTCAAAAGGACCTGATGTTGCCTTTAAGGAAAGCTTTCCTTGAATAAGTCTGGAAATAAAGAAGAGATTGAGCCGCAGATGGTCCCTGCATGTTCGGATGCTCTCTTTCATCGCGCTTCCCAATGGAAGTTTTCGTAACTTCGTCGGCTCCCCTGGAGCAAAACCGAGAACCCAACGTTTCAAGGCCGCATCTTTAACAGGTTGAATTTCGAATTCTTTGACAACTTTTTTCCCGCCTTCCAGGCGTTCCACAACAACTTTTAGCGGTTTGCCTCCGGTCCTTTGAACGGCTGCGGTAGTGCTCTCGTTTCCATGAATCTCAATTCCGTCGATTGTGCGAATCACATCATCTTTCTTTAATCCTGCCTTTGCAGCGGGCATGTCCGGAGTCACAGCAAGAACAATCACGTCTGACGAAGGATGAATTCCCAGGTATCCAAGACTGTTGTTGGGATTGCGGCCAACCGTAACATGTTTTTCTGCGATTTGATTTCCCCGCTGGTACCGCACAACAATGGTTTCGTCGGGATGCAACAAAGTGGCCAGCGAAACTTTTTCCCACGTGCGTGTTTCTTGTCCGTTAATCGCCAGAATCAAATCTCCGACCTTCAAACCGGCTTTGTCCGCTGGAGTTCCCTGAATCACAGCGCCGATACGGCTGGGCATGTCCACGGATTGCGATACAGGCAAGCCGATTGTTAAAGCTGCGGTGATCAGAATAATGGCAAGGATCCAGTTGAATCCGACCCCCATAAAGAGCACGAGGAATCTCTGATAGCGGGGCCGGTTGTAAAAAGAATTGGGATCGTCCGGCGCGGCTTCTTGATCCTCCATTCCGTGTATTTTTACGTATCCACCAAGTGGGATTGCAGAGACTTTGTATTCCGTTTCCCTGTAGCGAAAACCAAATAGTCTTGGCCCAAAACCTAATGAAAAAGTGGCGACAGGAATGCGAAACAGCTTGGCCATGCTGAAATGACCAAACTCATGGATCAAAATAATGATCCCGATAACAATCAAGAAAGAGAGTAATTGCCCCATAAATTAACCTTTATCGAAAATAATAGGATTTCTGAGCGGTCAAGTCTGCATATGAACCACCGATTCTCTCGCGCGTGTTCTTGCCCAGAGATCCGACTGTAACACATCCTCCAGAGAGGGATCGGCGACCGGGTTATGTTTTTCCATTGTGGATTCTACGATATGACAAATGCCACTAAAAGGAATCCGTTCTGCAAGAAAACTTTCCACCGCCACTTCATTCGCCGCATTTAACACGGCCGTCATGGTTCCTCCGGTATTCAGCGCCTGTTGCGCCAGCTTCAAACACGGGAATTTTTGCAAATCAGGTTCGAAAAACTCCAGCTTTCGAATCTCCGTCAGTTTGATGGAGGGCAGGTCGTTTTCCCATCGCTCCGGATAGCTGAGCGCAAACTGAATCGGCATTCTCATGTCTGAAATCCCGAGCTGTGCAATCACGGAACCATCGATGAATTCCACCATAGAGTGAACCACACTCTGGGGATGAATGATCACGTCCAGCTTCTCCGGCGGTTCATCAAACAGGTAATGCGCTTCAATCATCTCAAGCCCTTTGTTCATCAGAGTTGCAGAATCTATTGTAATTTTACGTCCCATGCGCCAGTTCGGATGTGCTAGCGCCTGATTGACCGTAATCGTATGAAAACTGGAAAGGTCCCTCTCCAAAAAAGGGCCGCCCGACGCCGTAAGAATCAGCTTGCGCACCGTATCCTTTTTAGCTCCGTTCAAACATTGCCAGATCGCCGAGTGCTCACTGTCGACCGGGAGTAACCGCGTATTCTTGCGCGCCACCTCCCTCGAAATGATCGGCCCTGCCACGACAAGTGTTTCTTTATTGGCCAGTGCAACATCTTTTCCCGATGAAATCGCTTTCAGAGTCGGCAAAAAACCCTTCGCTCCCACCATCGCCGACAAAACGATTCCAGTATCGGGATGTGTGGCCACTTCGACCGATCCTTCTTCACCACAAACCACGCGAATTCCGCGCGATTCCAGCTCGGAGCGCAAATCTATGGCTCCCCGGCTGTCAGCAACAGATACAATTTTCGGGCGAAACTCGAGCGCCTGCTGTCGTAGCAGTTCTACGTTCTTTCCCGCCGCCAACCCGATGATCTGAAATCGGTCCTGAAGTCGTCTGACGACATCAAGGGCGTTCACACCGATGGAACCGGTAGAACCAAGGATCGAAATTCTTTTCATATTTTGAACCGCCAAGGCGCCAAGAACGCCAACTTTCTTATTCTTCTTTTTCTTGGCGAACTTTGCGTCTTGGCGGTTTAACTAAAAAAGGAAAGGTAATAATACATTGCCGGTGCTCCAAATAACAAACTGTCCACTCGATCGAGCATTCCGCCATGTCCTGGAATAATTCCACCGGAATCTTTCACCTTTGCGGCCCGTTTTACGATCGATTCACAGAGGTCACCAATCTGACCGGCGATACCAACGACCGCACCCAACCCGATTGCGTTCACCAGCTCAAGCTCCGGAATGAAAGTGAACTTACAGATAATTGCCGCCGCGATGCCGAAAACGAATCCTGCAACGGCGCCTTCCCATGTTTTGTTTGGACTGACTGTGGGAGATAACTTGTGCCGTCCGAAACTTTTGCCGGCAAAGTAGGCAAAGGAATCCCCTGCCCAAATAATGAGAAGTAGCATCATCAGAAAATCCTCGCCTCCGTTCCAGATTCGTATCGCGATGAGAAACCCCATCAGTCCTCCGACATAGATGGCGCCGAAAAATCCGGAAATGGCTGCGTGAAAGGCTGCGGCCATCTCCAGGGAGGGAAAGAGAGCGAGAGTTAACAGGAGTACCACACCGAGCAGCATCACAAGAGAAAACTGCGGCCAGAGATGGATCAGTGTTGCAATTGCGGCGATCAAACTTGAGACGATGCGAAAAGTAACCGGAACATCCACCAGCGATAAGTATTCCTGC from bacterium includes these protein-coding regions:
- a CDS encoding ATP-binding protein encodes the protein MLFQLVPLFGYLVGSALHALIATLVMVRKEKRPSERIFLILVISLGVWHSGNLIAWVLQGLAHGEWLLFSHLARAIAFLGLATLPPLLVHTHIAFLNDSGSPFLTRRMQNLLLALFYLPLLWFVNPLYLMFISSTVISVQALTPYMLLYVSWFVISLLLSAAIDIRLARIQEDEPFIHFYRVLGTTLLFIAVLTTFTYILRGRDFPQLRGYLEMLSIAASIVPSTVLAYFIYRYNFLELVIRRSFFVITLSVVIFGMYFLGVRRLSVFLGSYFDIVPGLFEAISILAIVVTFPIYKKWLQKRVNQVFFREFGYYHQLFNELEQSINSIFGVQPLVDYIQKTVSKVLFLDFVNLSIFDIREGKIKFRATTFPELPVIDSIVKKIEQDRSRLLRLEDVKETDVQTEIKNLNAIFIIPVRHKGTLMGIFSFKAKPPRRPILTQELEMLQSLAAQTAMSVSSALLMEEKLELERAMARKERLASIGQMAATLAHEIKNPLSSIKSITQSLEEQIVDSEIKQDLGVVVHEVDRLNHSVNQLLSFARSSSQDVGDIPLVATMEHVIRILQNECKAQNVTIQHRYNGNIPAVFGSSFGLQDIFLNLLLNALQAMPSGGEIDVGYQVRGNLVEVIISDSGPGIRPDLISRIFDPFFTTKQKGTGLGLAVVKQKLAEFGADIDVTNLKPHGSQFTLSFLTEERKDREEKIP
- a CDS encoding sigma-54 dependent transcriptional regulator, encoding MEKPLLLIVDDEPASRYGIRKALAQFRFSVQEAGDGKEALDKIQQLLPDLVILDVNLPEMDGLSVLSQVHRENSVPLVIVITAYGSEKIAVEAMKRGAYDYVSKPYDIDELRLVVSRAMESLHLKQENLELRKELERRSGFGPILGQTVAMRKVFDMMEKVSLSDITVLIHGESGTGKELVAREIHRRSSRHNKPFITMNCAALPENLIESELFGHERGAFTGAVRQRKGKFELAHEGTIFLDEIGDMSLNTQSKILRILQERKFERLGGDETREADVRILSATHKDLMAEIQNGNFRSDLYYRLQVIDIEIPPLRERNEDIPLLVEHYLGVFSEKHNKKVEGMEPEAVRLMLRYHWPGNVRQLVNILERAVVLAAGPVLRKEDLPNELELPSGFTDSFLDDLMHLPFKQAKEKIVSSFMKEYLTRRLNDNDGNISHTAAELGIRRQSLQTMLRRLGIK
- a CDS encoding YIP1 family protein, with the protein product MKRGIDSFARTSMRVLQEQEDFWYGSLQTGLPELLRYSFALGFFPFAGYLFSYTVRGTIWNVWPFVQTTLDVGSGLVFAGMQWILFGIFPVLSSLVLEIVLARTRQPVDFEQLLTISTYSMTPLSLAGLFAGVPFLDRICATLGFATFLFLIYYGFRYALNFTIMRSAFRTFLFLVLFALIRQMFVFAIGY
- a CDS encoding zinc-ribbon domain-containing protein, which gives rise to MVLVCPGCKNKITLDDGTLPVGIFKVRCTGCGRSITAQYKDDEPEPPPAPAAAPQPPGSEVTEKAKSARTSSETTDVSPAVQAFVKDQLGVAKKEILDAIQALFHGAKIGPSDSVEESMSSNRALICSADATVADALATTLKGMGYQPESCSSAMESLKTVHSSYGIIVVDPVFPDDPEAGKKLIGKINAKKAVDRRQTFLVLISSTQKTLDGNSAFFSGVNLILNKSDLDDFEMTVRQGQKDYHHLYSTFRLIFEEKQNS
- a CDS encoding glycosyltransferase family 39 protein, with product MKKDVSIHFLLLLLITFGFRMVQLEADPPSDFSWSGGYFADEGFWSHNARNAALFGNPVLDEWDARIVSPVFARVQQFLFNLFGVGFIQVRLIGVISSLLIAAASFMLFRSQLDQQTSFFFSILVSLNYPMMVLGRQGILDPFAAAFCLLALALALSGSPVSSFVAGIFLMISCVTKYLMIYALVPFVFVLWNSRQHIPFLAGLGVSFLIWLFLNYLPHRDLLSAYSAYYASQQSWQIAAVAKNVLEQPFYLYFVKTPAILCLGNLALWFLLVRFKNSEKLEKVFFLWLLSGILFFALWKYRPFRYYTSLIPPLVAMAGFALIRLKDVSDAIRSTRIRLLIFVGILLPVLQLSFVLVDRIANWNVVPRQLGIHSMDAVLLILLSGLMIWSLNAGGKRLKYVAWAFVAVFLLSDLRNYLNWMLKPEYSAVQISRDLENRAPKGIVTGQWAPELCLGNNLHAIPVWQGFVNSSNPFQRFGITHVLQWKYPLGGEKFEQWFPEDFQNFHFVTKYRIKDSDLILYERKREDSK
- a CDS encoding amidohydrolase translates to MNRITAFIFCLCLLGASVWVNSEEAPADLILTNGTVITMDPALPKAEAIAVRGDRIVWLGDESEISKWFGRNTRVIGLKGAFVFPGLIDSHAHVTGLGNARVSIDLVGTANLDAVLEKVKEQVAKTAPGQWVQGRGWDQNDWPDKKFPGASDLDRVAPDHPVFLERIDGHAGWVNTQALKLGGVTAATKDPEGGKIHRDAKGNPTGILVDTAMDLVASKMKALSQEELIERTKLAAQDALSKGITMIHDAGSSKNDIDAWKVMAQKKELRVRIYSMVAMPSTFGEEYLKKKPQQFDPYLDIRSMKLVVDGAMGSRGAAMLEPYVDDPGNTGLLMWKEADLMRVLHAAKASGIQVGIHAIGNRANRMILDAYEKAGVKGLRWRIEHAQLLSSQDIPRFAKIDVIASMQPIHATSDMPWFADRVGKERTKAGAYVWRSLLNNKTIIAGGSDAPVEDINPLWGLYAAITRQDHKGKPDGGWLPEQRVSREEAIRMFTLDAAYAAFREKDLGTLTTGKLADMIVLPENLLTCDPKALIDMKVLYTVVGGQVRHQGK